A genomic stretch from Hemitrygon akajei chromosome 10, sHemAka1.3, whole genome shotgun sequence includes:
- the ccdc59 gene encoding thyroid transcription factor 1-associated protein 26 homolog isoform X1, which produces MAPVNQSQRSSSRVDREMVVKASGKRNSRYFKKGWGSIKEGKGFAFQQKAKIKHQYKKILRKEKRAQHPQDVEYADNYPDHLRHLYLAEEELLKKQSKKVKREEPVTSQPDSQPEAPKKKKKKTSYQKTKEEYEKRQAEYKRKKEEAEKRQKEKEEAQMKYKEQKLERYRMLCKKTRTGQPNLNLQMEYLLNKIQERT; this is translated from the exons ATGGCGCCGGTCAACCAGTCGCAGAGAAGCTCCAGTCGTGTGGACAGGGAAATGGTTGTAAAGGCGAGTGGGAAGAGGAATTCCCGGTATTTTAAGAAGGGCTGGGGCAGCATTAAGGAAG GAAAGGGATTTGCTTTCCAGCAGAAGGCGAAGATTAAGCATCAGTACAAGAAGATATTGAGAAAGGAAAAACGAGCGCAGCATCCTCAAGATGTAGAGTATGCAGATAATTACCCAGATCATTTGCGCCATCTCTATCTGGCTGAAGAAGAACTACTTAAGAAACAATCAAAGAAAGTCAAACGTGAGGAACCTGTAACAAGTCAACCAGATTCTCAACCAGAGGCACCAAAAAA GAAAAAGAAAAAGACATCTTATCAAAAAACTAAAGAGGAATATGAAAAAAGGCAAGCTGAATATAAAAGGAAGAAAGAA GAAGCAGAAAAAAGGCAAAAAGAAAAGGAAGAGGCGCAGATGAAATACAAAGAACAAAAACTGGAGAGGTATAGAATGCTCTGTAAGAAGACAAGAACGGGGCAGCCAAACCTGAACCTGCAGATGGAATACTTGCTTAACAAAATCCAAGAAAGGACATGA
- the ccdc59 gene encoding thyroid transcription factor 1-associated protein 26 homolog isoform X2 → MAPVNQSQRSSSRVDREMVVKASGKRNSRYFKKGWGSIKEGKGFAFQQKAKIKHQYKKILRKEKRAQHPQDVEYADNYPDHLRHLYLAEEELLKKQSKKVKREEPVTSQPDSQPEAPKKKKKKTSYQKTKEEYEKRQAEYKRKKEYAPGYRNYQIRSG, encoded by the exons ATGGCGCCGGTCAACCAGTCGCAGAGAAGCTCCAGTCGTGTGGACAGGGAAATGGTTGTAAAGGCGAGTGGGAAGAGGAATTCCCGGTATTTTAAGAAGGGCTGGGGCAGCATTAAGGAAG GAAAGGGATTTGCTTTCCAGCAGAAGGCGAAGATTAAGCATCAGTACAAGAAGATATTGAGAAAGGAAAAACGAGCGCAGCATCCTCAAGATGTAGAGTATGCAGATAATTACCCAGATCATTTGCGCCATCTCTATCTGGCTGAAGAAGAACTACTTAAGAAACAATCAAAGAAAGTCAAACGTGAGGAACCTGTAACAAGTCAACCAGATTCTCAACCAGAGGCACCAAAAAA GAAAAAGAAAAAGACATCTTATCAAAAAACTAAAGAGGAATATGAAAAAAGGCAAGCTGAATATAAAAGGAAGAAAGAA TATGCCCCTGGCTATCGTAATTACCAGATTCGTTCTGGCTGA